Proteins encoded within one genomic window of Fragaria vesca subsp. vesca linkage group LG1, FraVesHawaii_1.0, whole genome shotgun sequence:
- the LOC101299522 gene encoding probable xyloglucan endotransglucosylase/hydrolase protein 6-like gives MYPSLRSGSVIASISLCFLSLFSLSAFARPATFLQDFQVTWSDSHIRQIDGGRAIQLVLDQNSGCGFSSKHKYLFGRVSMKIKLIPGDSAGTVTAFYMNSDTDAVRDELDFEFLGNRTGQPYTVQTNIYAHGQGNREERVNLWFDPAADFHTYTILWNHHHIVFYVDDVPIRLYKNNEAKGIPYPKLQPMGVFSTLWEADDWATRGGLEKINWSKAPFYAYYKDFDIEGCSVPGPANCASSAQNWWEGTAYQALNALEYRRYKWVRMNHMIYDYCSDRSRYPKPPPECVAGL, from the exons ATGTATCCCTCTTTGAGGAGTGGTAGTGTTATTGCTTCTATTTCCCTATGTTTTCTTTCACTATTTTCTCTCTCAGCCTTTGCACGACCAGCCACTTTTCTTCAGGATTTCCAAGTCACATGGTCTGATTCTCATATCAGGCAAATCGATGGAGGCAGGGCCATCCAGCTCGTTCTTGACCAAAATTCTG GTTGTGGCTTTTCCTCTAAACACAAGTACTTGTTTGGCCGTGTGAGCATGAAGATCAAACTCATTCCCGGTGACTCTGCCGGAACTGTCACCGCTTTCTAT ATGAACTCGGACACAGATGCAGTACGTGATGAGCTTGATTTTGAGTTCTTGGGGAACAGGACCGGACAGCCTTACACAGTCCAGACCAACATCTATGCTCATGGACAGGGTAATAGGGAGGAAAGGGTCAACCTCTGGTTTGACCCTGCTGCAGATTTCCACACTTACACAATTCTCTGGAACCATCACCATATTGT CTTCTATGTGGATGATGTGCCTATCAGGCTGTACAAGAATAATGAAGCCAAAGGAATCCCATACCCAAAGCTCCAACCCATGGGAGTGTTCTCAACATTGTGGGAAGCTGATGATTGGGCAACAAGAGGAGGGCTTGAGAAGATAAACTGGAGCAAAGCTCCCTTCTATGCTTATTACAAGGACTTTGATATTGAAGGATGCTCTGTGCCAGGACCAGCCAATTGTGCCTCAAGCGCCCAAAACTGGTGGGAAGGCACTGCCTACCAAGCACTCAATGCCCTAGAATACAGAAGATACAAGTGGGTTCGTATGAACCACATGATCTACGATTACTGCTCCGACAGGTCTCGGTACCCAAAACCTCCACCGGAGTGTGTCGCCGGCCTCTAA
- the LOC101299810 gene encoding ubiquitin-conjugating enzyme E2 2-like isoform 1, giving the protein MGSSSAQLRLMSDLKTIINEPPEGCSASPMSDDNLFVWSATIFGPDETPWEGGVFSLRLTFSERYPEKPPRVRFTSEMFHPNVYHDGALCMDIIQDAWSPCHNVSTILTSVQSLLTDPNPSSPANPEAAQLYQHDIKAYNKRVRRCARNSIES; this is encoded by the exons ATGGGTTCGTCGTCTGCTCAGCTCCGCCTCATGTCCGATCTCAAAACCATCATTAACGAGCCCCCGGAG GGTTGCAGCGCGAGTCCTATGTCCGATGATAACCTGTTCGTGTGGAGCGCGACTATATTTGGACCTGATGAGACTCCATGGGAAG GTGGTGTGTTCAGTTTGCGGTTGACATTTAGTGAGCGATATCCGGAAAAGCCGCCGCGTGTCCGATTCACGTCCGAGATGTTCCATCCGAATG TTTACCATGATGGCGCACTGTGCATGGATATAATTCAGGATGCATGGTCACCCTGCCACAACGTATCAACAATTTTAACATCTGTTCAA TCACTTCTCACTGATCCAAATCCTTCAAGTCCTGCAAACCCTGAGGCTGCTCAACTGTATCAACATGACATAAAAGCTTACAACAA GAGGGTACGCCGCTGTGCTCGCAATTCCATCGAATCTTAG
- the LOC101303167 gene encoding EPIDERMAL PATTERNING FACTOR-like protein 2-like, protein MAEGRALLKKDDTSQIVNEDNKARVRAQIGSRPPKCEGMCSSCGPCEAIQVPNNFQAKPGKRNSSTVVSTIAYARGNEYSSNYKPMSWKCKCGTIIFNP, encoded by the exons ATGGCTGAAGGCAGAGCACTTCTCAAGAAGGATGACACTTCCCAG ATAGTGAATGAAGACAATAAGGCAAGAGTGAGAGCACAAATTGGTTCAAGGCCTCCAAAGTGTGAAGGAATGTGCAGCTCATGTGGCCCTTGCGAGGCAATTCAAGTTCCTAACAATTTTCAAGCCAAACCAGGTAAGAGGAACTCTTCTACAGTTGTATCCACCATTGCTTATGCCAGAGGAAACGAGTACTCGAGCAACTACAAACCCATGAGCTGGAAATGCAAATGTGGCACCATCATCTTCAACCCCTGA
- the LOC101299810 gene encoding ubiquitin-conjugating enzyme E2 2-like isoform 2 encodes MGSSSAQLRLMSDLKTIINEPPEGCSASPMSDDNLFVWSATIFGPDETPWEGGVFSLRLTFSERYPEKPPRVRFTSEMFHPNVYHDGALCMDIIQDAWSPCHNSLLTDPNPSSPANPEAAQLYQHDIKAYNKRVRRCARNSIES; translated from the exons ATGGGTTCGTCGTCTGCTCAGCTCCGCCTCATGTCCGATCTCAAAACCATCATTAACGAGCCCCCGGAG GGTTGCAGCGCGAGTCCTATGTCCGATGATAACCTGTTCGTGTGGAGCGCGACTATATTTGGACCTGATGAGACTCCATGGGAAG GTGGTGTGTTCAGTTTGCGGTTGACATTTAGTGAGCGATATCCGGAAAAGCCGCCGCGTGTCCGATTCACGTCCGAGATGTTCCATCCGAATG TTTACCATGATGGCGCACTGTGCATGGATATAATTCAGGATGCATGGTCACCCTGCCACAAC TCACTTCTCACTGATCCAAATCCTTCAAGTCCTGCAAACCCTGAGGCTGCTCAACTGTATCAACATGACATAAAAGCTTACAACAA GAGGGTACGCCGCTGTGCTCGCAATTCCATCGAATCTTAG